CTACGAAGAGTTCAGCGTAATCGATACCGTTATCATGGGCCACAAAGAACTGTGGGCCGTGAAGCAGGAACGTGATCGTATCTATTCTTTGCCTGAAATGAGTGAAGAAGACGGCATCAAGGTGGCCGAGCTTGAGATGGAGTTCGCGGAAATGGACGGTTACACCGCCGAAAGCCGCGCCGGTGAACTGCTGTTGGGCGTGGGTATTCCACTTGAGCAACACTTCGGCCCCATGAGCGAAGTCGCGCCCGGCTGGAAACTGCGTGTGCTGCTGGCCCAGGCACTGTTTTCCGATCCGGACGTGCTGCTGCTCGACGAACCAACCAACAACCTGGACATCGACACCATCCGTTGGTTGCAGGACATGTTGAACCAGCGTAACAGCACCATGATTATCATCTCGCACGACCGTTACTTCCTGAACTCTGTGTGTACCCACATGGCGGATCTGGACTACGGTGAGCTGCGCGTGTATCCGGGTAACTACGATGAATACATGATGGCCGCAAGCCAGGCCCGCGAGCGCCTCCTGGCGGACAACGCCAAGAAGAAGGCTCAGATTGCCGAGCTGCAAACCTTCGTGGCGCGCTTCTCTGCCAACGCATCCAAGGCCAAACAGGCCACCTCACGTGCCCGCCAGATTGACAAGATCAAGCTGGACGAAGTGAAGGCCTCCAGCCGTGTGAACCCCTACATCCGTTTCGAGCAGGAAAAGAAACTGTTCCGTAACGCGCTGGTGGTAGAGAACCTGAGCAAGGGCTTCGATGGCAAGCCGCTGTTCCAGAACTTCAATATGATTGCCGAAGTGGGTGAGCGTATCGCCATCCTCGGTGAGAACGGTGCCGGTAAAACCACTCTGGTGCGCACCCTCATCCATGAATTGCCACAGGATGAAGGCACTATCCACTGGTCTGAAAATGCCTCTATCGGTTACTACGCGCAGGATCACGCCAGTGATTTTGAAAACGATCTGACCGTATTCGACTGGATGAGCCAGTGGAAGAAAGAAGGCGACGATGAGCAGGCCGTACGCGGTATTCTGGGCCGTATGCTGTTTGGCGCCGACGATATCAGAAAATCGGTTAAGGTACTTTCGGGTGGTGAGCAGGGTCGCATGCTGTTTGGCAAGATGATCATGCAAAAGCCCAACATCCTGGTGATGGACGAACCCACCAACCACCTGGACATGGAATCCATCGAGTCACTCAACAACGCGCTGGAAATGTACGAAGGCACCCTGTTCTTCGTGTCCCACGACCGCGCCTTTGTAAGCTCCCTGGCCAACCGCATCATCGAAATCACCGCCAATGGCGTGACCGACTTCAAGGGCACTTACGACGAGTTCCTGCGCAGTAAAGGCATTGAAAACTAACAGACGCTTCAGCGCTAAAAGCCGGCACTTTGCCGGCTTTTTTGTGCCTTAAGCAAAGTTGCCTGCGTAAAAGTTGCTTGTTTCTTTAACATTTTTGGCCTTAACTGGAACCCTGTGTCCAATCGCAGTAGGGCACCGGAATTGTACTGTTATCCCCATCCTCAAGGAGAAAGCTGATGGCCAAAAACCCCATTGCCTGGTTTGAAATCTACGTGAACAACATGGACAGGG
This sequence is a window from Shewanella zhangzhouensis. Protein-coding genes within it:
- a CDS encoding ABC-F family ATPase codes for the protein MITTANITMQFGAKPLFENISVKFGDGNRYGLIGANGCGKSTFMKILAGELEPSGGNVHLDPNERLGKLNQDQFAYEEFSVIDTVIMGHKELWAVKQERDRIYSLPEMSEEDGIKVAELEMEFAEMDGYTAESRAGELLLGVGIPLEQHFGPMSEVAPGWKLRVLLAQALFSDPDVLLLDEPTNNLDIDTIRWLQDMLNQRNSTMIIISHDRYFLNSVCTHMADLDYGELRVYPGNYDEYMMAASQARERLLADNAKKKAQIAELQTFVARFSANASKAKQATSRARQIDKIKLDEVKASSRVNPYIRFEQEKKLFRNALVVENLSKGFDGKPLFQNFNMIAEVGERIAILGENGAGKTTLVRTLIHELPQDEGTIHWSENASIGYYAQDHASDFENDLTVFDWMSQWKKEGDDEQAVRGILGRMLFGADDIRKSVKVLSGGEQGRMLFGKMIMQKPNILVMDEPTNHLDMESIESLNNALEMYEGTLFFVSHDRAFVSSLANRIIEITANGVTDFKGTYDEFLRSKGIEN